Proteins found in one Corynebacterium canis genomic segment:
- the rplW gene encoding 50S ribosomal protein L23 has product MSTVADPRDIILAPVVSEKSYNLMEQNVYTFFVDPDANKTAIKIAIEQIFGVKVASVNTANRQGKRKRTRYGYGQRKSTKRAIVTLREGSIDIFGGSAA; this is encoded by the coding sequence ATGAGCACCGTCGCAGATCCCCGTGACATCATCTTGGCTCCCGTAGTGTCTGAAAAGTCCTACAACCTGATGGAGCAGAACGTGTACACGTTCTTCGTGGATCCGGATGCAAACAAGACCGCCATTAAGATCGCCATCGAGCAGATCTTCGGCGTAAAGGTCGCGTCCGTGAATACCGCCAACCGTCAGGGCAAGCGCAAGCGCACTCGCTATGGCTACGGGCAGCGCAAGTCCACCAAGCGTGCCATCGTGACTCTTCGCGAAGGTTCCATCGACATCTTCGGCGGTTCGGCCGCGTAA